The Meles meles chromosome 12, mMelMel3.1 paternal haplotype, whole genome shotgun sequence genome includes a window with the following:
- the RNF34 gene encoding E3 ubiquitin-protein ligase RNF34 — protein sequence MKAGATSMWASCCGLLNEVMGTGAVRGQQSGFAGGTGPFRFAPNSDFSAYPPAPTEGPNIVCKACGLSFSVFRKKHVCCDCKKDFCSVCSVLQENLRRCSTCHLLQETAFQRPQLMRLKVKDLRQYLILRNIPIDTCREKEDLVDLVLCHHGLGSEDDLDTSSLNSSRSQTSSFFTHSFFSNYTAPSATMSSFQGDLMGGDRTLRSGALAQVQSEIASANTEEEDDEDDEDEDDDDEDDDEENLEDQTPGLSKKRVRASLSDLSSLEDVEGMSVRQLKEILARNFVNYSGCCEKWELVEKVNRLYKENEENQKSYGERLQLQDEDDDHLCRICMDAVIDCVLLECGHMVTCTKCGKRMSECPICRQYVVRAVHVFKS from the exons ATGAAG GCGGGTGCCACATCTATGTGGGCTTCGTGCTGTGGACTGCTGAATGAAGTCATGGGAACAGGAGCTGTCAGGGGTCAGCAGTCAGGATTTGCAGGAGGCACCGGTCCATTCAGATTTGCACCAAACTCTGATTTTTCCGCTTACCCACCAGCACCTACGGAAGGGCCCAATATAGTTTGCAAAGCCTGTGGACTTTCATTTTCGGTCTTTAGAAAGAAG CATGTGTGTTGTGACTGCAAGAAGGATTTCTGCTCCGTTTGTTCAGTCTTACAAGAAAATCTCCGTAGATGTTCCACGTGTCACTTACTTCAAGAGACGGCCTTTCAACGCCCTCAGTTAATGCGCCTAAAAGTCAAGGATCTCCGGCAGTATCTCATTCTTCGAAACATCCCCATAGATACCTGTCGAGAGAAAGAAGACTTGGTAGATTTGGTACTCTGCCACCACGGCCTGGGCTCCGAGGATGACCTGGACACGAGCAGCCTGAATTCCTCACGGTCCCAGACTTCTAGCTTTTttacacattcatttttttcaaactatACAGCCCCTTCTGCTACCATGTCTTCGTTTCAGGGAGACCTTATGGGTGGAGACCGGACCTTAAGATCTGGGGCGCTGGCACAG GTACAAAGTGAAATCGCTTCAGCAAACACAGAAGAGgaggatgatgaagatgatgaggaTGAAGATGATGACGATGAGGATGATGACGAAGAAAACTTGGAGGACCAG ACGCCTGGGCTCTCTAAGAAGCGAGTAAGAGCTTCACTGTCTGACCTGTCAAGCCTTGAAGATGTGGAAGGAATGAGCGTGCGCCAGCTGAAGGAAATCCTGGCTCGGAATTTTGTCAACTACTCTGGCTGTTGTGAGAAATGGGAGCTGGTGGAGAAAGTCAACCGGTTAtacaaagagaatgaagaaaaccaaaagtcat ATGGCGAGCGGCTGCAGCTGCAGGATGAGGATGATGACCACCTCTGCCGCATCTGCATGGACGCCGTCATCGACTGCGTCCTGCTCGAGTGCGGGCATATGGTCACCTGCACCAAGTGCGGCAAGCGCATGAGCGAGTGTCCCATCTGCCGGCAGTACGTGGTGCGCGCCGTGCACGTGTTCAAGTCCTGA